Sequence from the Sulfuracidifex tepidarius genome:
ATCTTCTCCATAATTGAGATCTCGCCAACTACCTGTCTTGATGACTTCACCCTTAGACTGTATGAAGGTCATAGTTGGACCAAATAGAAGTAATTCTTTTAATCCAGATTTTATTGCTTTATGAAAATTTTCATTATAACTTACATCTAGATCAAAGTATGCTGTTAAAGAATTTTCTGGGCATTGTGCTAATGCATAAGCTCTTCCTTTTCCTCTACTTGATCTTTGCCGTAAAAGACTTAGATTATATTCCTTTTTAACCTCCTGTAATTTTTCCCACGTTCCATCATTAGAATAGTTATCAACGATAATTATAGAATAGGAAGGATCAAATACTGATTTAATACTATTTTCCACAGTTTTAATATTATTGAATATAGTACCATAGATACATGTAGCACTCATAATAATTATTAAAACTTTGTAATAACGTTTTGGCTGTCATTATGCAAAAATTATAAAGTATTTGAAATTGTTTATATAAACTGTATAAATTAATATAAATATCTTCACAGTAATTAGTATTCAAAGTTTATCTAAGTACATAATAAAAGCCTAAAGGGTTGTTTAAAGTTCCTTCGTTAATTATAATTTATGAATACTATGAATTCAATAAAGTACACTATTAAGTATTTATATTTCTAAATAATATGAAACTGTTAAATTAAAAATCTATCGTAACTTTTAATTGAATAAACTTTGGCTCGCGATCACACGAATAACTATATATTAACATCTTTAGTTTTCGTTCTTCTCTCATTCAAAAGCTATCAAAGTTGTGGCAGCTATTACTCTAGATGATACGAAGGGGTATGAAGTAGATAGCCTTGTGGATCTCTTCAATTTATGTCGCGACCTACGCCTAACTCTCTTTTAGCTAAACTATAGATTTAGAATTTTAATGCAAATTGAGGTTTAAAATCTAAAGAAACTAGACCACTTCATAAAGTAGAGGCAAATTCTAATAGCTAAATATATGTTGGATTTTAAAAGAAAGAGTGTTATTAAATTCGAATAAAGAAAAAGGTCTTTTAAATGTCTCTCATCTTAATCTTACAAAATGAAGGTAAGTGTAGTAATTCCGACGTTAAATAATGAGAATACTATTGCAATTCCAGTTAGTTCGGCATTGGGCATAGCAGATGAGGTAATTGTAGTTGACTCTTTTTCAACCGATAATACAGTGAAGATTGCTGAAAAAGAGGGAGCGAAAGTAATTCAAGTTAGAGGAAGCAGACTAATTGCGAGAATTGAAGGAGCTAAATCTGCCAGCGGTGATTACGTAGTTAACCTTGACTCTGACATGTACTTTTCCGAGAATTTTAAGGGTTTTGAAGAGAATGTCATTGCTTTAGGTGAAATCACAGTGGGGAGAGGTATAATTAAGAAGATAATATCGTTAGATAGGGAGATGATGCATAAGCAATGGAAAGATAATTTACATGTGACTAGAGGTGGCATTATCCCCAGAATGTATGATAGGCAACTATTGTTAAAGGCTTATGAAAATATACCTTCTAACCTGAGAGAAAACCTTAACGCCTTTGAGGATAGTATAATCTATTATGAAGTATTAAAGATCTATAAAGGGAATGTACAACTAATTCTAAACGCTGTCTATCACATAGAGGATGATCCATTCTTTTCTTTCATCAAGAAGTGGTATAGATACGGAAGGAATGCAAAACTCCTCAAAGGCACAGAATATGAAAAGATAATTTATCAGAGAAAGATGAGACCTGGACTCACTACAAAAGAGAAAGTTAAGGCTATAATCCCCACACTGATTAAGGGAATACCATTCTTGTTTGGATATTATTTATGATATTCTAATGCAGAAGAAAGAGTAATGAAGTAAATCTTAAACGAGTATATAAAAATAAAAATTGTCTTGTTCTAATCTCTTACTCTTTCTCTTTCATAAGATTAATTAATAAATCGATGATTTTAGAAAACTAAAGGCAATTGAGAATTTAATTATATATTAAACAGTCACTAAAAAAGGTAGAATAAGATCTTATTGTTTCCATAAAATTTATTTATTATAAAATTTATATTATTTAGCGTTAAATTTATTTTATAAGTTACTAATATGTTTCGTTAAAATGTATAGTGAGAAAATTATTTTAATAAAAAATGATAGATTCTCCAAATATTAGCATTTTAAAATATAATCTCAACTCAGTTAACCTTATCTATAGCTAAGCTATATCGTTAAAACGTGATCTCAAGTAGTATAGAGATACTCTTATAGGTTATCTCATTGAAAGTTGTAGTGTAATTATCAAGGTTGTGCATGAATATCTCGGAGAGATGTTCTTATATAAGAGCCATAAGAATTTTAGATGAGGAGACTAACCTTACGGTACTCGTATAATCCATAACCTTAGTTATGAACAAGCATTAAGGTAAGAAAGTAAGACTTAATAGAGATTTAGATGTGGCATACTGAGTTTTGAGATTGTCCCTAATGAAAGTCGACATACTTTTACTCTCTACTATTTGAGGAAATTGGCAGTGATAAGGAAGGATAAAGCTGAGCATTACTGTTCCAGAATCGTTAAGGTAAGAGTAAATAGACGGACCAGTAAGTTGTATATGAGATGTGTCTATGAACATATATTTTGTACCTTTTTATCATGTGTTAGAGATGTTGGTCAACATATTTATAGGAGTAGGGACAATTGAATGTTCTAGAACGGTTAACCAATAGAGTAACACGAAAAAATTAAAAAGGAAAAGCCAGGAGAGTATTTGGTGCTTGATGTTAATAACAGATATAGAAAATTAATGTTCTTATTGTTTTGGCTATTTTCTTTTATTCCTATATCTGGATATTTATTTGGTAATGGATACTTAAACTACTACAACCCAGAGTTTCCATTTTTCTCTGGATACGAAGTTAAATATCTCTACCCTCTTTTTACGTACTCGCCTGAGACTGGGGTCTCGCCTAATGTACAGAGCGTTTTATATTCTTTCATGTATCTTATACCAAGTGACAATGTTATCGTGCTTGCTAAAATATATCTGATATTAATGTTTAGCATTATATACGTTATACTTTGGAAATTAACTGATTTAATTCTTAGTGTCTTAAAGATATATAATTTTAGTATAAAGATATTATTAATTCTATTTTTCTATCTATTTCCACTTTATATACAGTTTATAGCTTCTGATTGGTTTAATGTAATATTAGGAGTACTTGCATTAACATTTGTTTTAATAAATCTTACTAATGTACAATTAAATAACGTTAACCTTTCTAAAGAAGCGCTCATACTTTCAGGTATAGCTTTAGGATTTTCCGCAATGATGGATCCTAGGTTCTACATTTGGTTTATTTATATCTTGATTATATTAGTGTCATTTTCTGTTTTTGAATTCAGAAGATCGTTTCTTAAAATCATTAAAAATCTAGCGGGCATTTTCCTTACATCTTTGCCATTTCTACTATATACTTATTACATCTTCATATATCCTTCGCTAATTACTAAATCACTAGCTAAAGCTGCGAGTTTTAGTGCATTAAGGCCTGATAGCCTATCCTATATTGCAGGCTTTTCTCAGAACGCAGGCTTCCCGAACCTTTTTGCATTTATAAGTAGTTGGTGGCCATTTGTCATTCCTTCATCTCCTTCCATACTTTTTTACCCTAGAGATGAATGGTTCTACTTGCCAGCTTACGGTTTCAATGATCAAATGTTATTTCCAAATGACTTTGTTTCGTATCTTTGGGTCTCTTCTCTCTTTATTTTTATATTTATAGCTGTTATATCTCTTTTTGATAAATCTAGGAAATTGATATCAGCAGAGTTATTATTAATTCTCTTATTTATGATAGGAATAGAAAGCGGGACTAACTTCCCTTTTAAGGAGTTCACTTACATATTCGATGTTCTTCCATCAAAGCTGCCAATAGTTGGAGGAATTATGTCCACGACATTTGCAATTCCATTTTATGCAGAATGGACTAACGTTTCAATATCACTTATATTAGGAGCTATAGGTTTAAATTATATATTAAATAAATTCAAGCAAATCAAAATAAAATATATAATTGGAATAGTATTAATTTTAATTATGAGCTTCGCTAGTTGGCAGTATTTTGACGGAACCCTTTACCCAAGCCAACACGACGGAGCCTTCCCTGGTAATGGAGTTTCTTTGGAAGGATATTATTATCCATTGAATCCTCCCTCACAATGGGTTCACGTAATGAACTTATTATCAACATCTACTGCAGGAGTAGCATACGTAGGTGAAGGAGGTTTCAGTGAAAAGTGGACAAATTACCAATTTATTTCACTTTCTCCCCCTCTTATGCCGGGTTACGAAACGATATCTTCTCCGCAGACAACTTACGTTAATCAGACTCCATTAGCTTACGATATAGCTGGAATAAAATATCTCTTTATTGACAATACCTCCTATATACCTATAAGCAACTCCTTTATCTACTCTTACCTTAATAGCTCAGGATTAAAACTAATTTACGCTAAAGGTAACGTATACTTACTAGAGCAACCAAACGCCTCAGTATTTAGAGAAGCTAAAATGGGTATTTATGTCAACTCATCTAACGAAACTATTTTGTTTAATGCAGAATGTTTACTTTATCCGTTACTTGATTATACTCCAGCAATAATTAGTCCATTAAAGACTAACGATACTGTTAACATGTTATTGAACCCCTGCATCGATAATGGAAATTACATTTCACTATTCAATGAAAGCGCGAACCTCACTGTTCTTCATGGATCTTATATTATAGATCAGAAGGGGAATATAAGTAATATAGACATTTTAAATAAGGAGAAGTTAAATGTTAGGCCTTGGACTATTATTATTCCAGAAAACCTAAACCTTGCTAACTTAGTATCTAAACCAATTAATTTCTCTTTTAATCAATTAACAGCACAATTTAGTATCAAAAGCAGTCCAGATTACTTAGTGGAAACTTCTTTACCTCTACCCTATGGAGGAGTACAAGTGAGTAACGGGAAAACATTGGGTACTAATGTCTTCGGCCAGCACGTTCTTATATCGAAAGGAAAGTCAACTGTCTCGCTAAAACTAGGTTTTATTACTAATCTACTAATAATAACAGTAGACATATTTTTCTATGCATTGTTTATATACCTTATCATTTATAGGAACCTTTTTAATGGAAGTATAGAACGGATCATCAATAATGTTATCATTAGGCTTGGTAGACTCAAGAGCAATTAGTAAATTTAATGCGGGATCAGAAAAACATGTTAGGGAGGTTATTAAGAGAATTTCAACCCACTATAAGCTCTATTACTTACCAACTACTCACGCCTTTTTAGACGGTATTTCTGATGATAGATTGAAAGAGATTAAGAAATACGCAAACGTTCCTTCGTTTTTCGAAAGTGTATTAGATAGACGACCTCGTGTAACACTAGGTAGAGAGCTATTCACGTTCTCTCCTCTATCTAAAGAATTAAAAGACGGTTATGAGAAAGAGATAGGCGGTCTGGATTTCATTTATGTTCCTCATAATTATAGGATTCAATTAATGTCGTCCTTGTTACTGTCAGAATTAGGGAGAAAATATGGAATGTTGCTGATGACCGATCCACATAATTCATTACTAGAAAAAGAATCGTTTCTAAATTGTATAAAAAATTGGACTAAAATATGGTCTAATAGAAAAAGTGCAATAGAGTTCTGCAGCATTCAACGGCTCCAAAATATTATATTTTTAACTAAATCTTTAAGGAAGAAACCTTCTTTCATTGCAGTTATGAACGATGGAGTGTTCAAGTACACGAACTTACCAAAATACTTCAACTTGCGTGTTTTATCTCCTCCTCACGCTTTTAATCCCCTAGCTTTAAAATATAGGAACTTTGAAAAGGATAATTACATCGTCTTTCTCGGAAGAATAAATACCGCTAAAGGAGCTAATGAAGCATTAGAAGTAGGTAAACATTTCAAATTAAAAATGATTGGTTATTCCGAACAAGAATCCATAGTTAAGCAAGCCAAGAACCTAAGTATAGAGGTAATTGAAAACGCATCTGAGGAAGAGAAGTATGAAATACTGTCCAGAGCCAAGGGTTTAATTTTACCTTCGCATCAAGAGGCTTTCTCGGTTACCGTACTTGAAGCTTTGGCTGTGGGAACTCCCGTGATAACTTATGATCTACCTTCTCTGACTTCTGTCTATAAATTTAAACCCGTGTTCTTTGTAAGGGAATTCGATGTTGCGTCTCTAGCTAGAAAAGTTGAAGAGATAGTCACGTTTAACAATGAAAAGGTTGAGAAGATGTTTACCGACGTCCAACTGAACGAGTTTATCGCGCTGCATTCTTCATGGGATAACGTGGCTAATGCAATAGATTCAATGATAAAGAATTTCATATAACGCCTTCTTTTCCATGTCACTTGCAGCTTTCCAAGTTAAAGTCTCAGCAAATTTCCTGCTTTCTTTCCCTAACTTTTTTCTTTTCTCCTCGTTGTCGAGAAGGTCTATTACTATATGTGAAAACTTTTCTACGTCATAAGGAGATATCTTTACAGTTAAGAACCTCTTAGCCCAAGGCAAGTCCCATGTTACTACTGGTAAGTAAGAAGCTAAAGCTTCTGCAGTAGCTAAGGAAAACCCTTCGTAAAGTGAGGGGAATATGAAGACCTTAGACTTAGCTAAAATTTCCTTCTTTTTCTCTTCGCTTACAAATCCATAATAGACTGCGTTTTTTGGAAGTTCCTTCCAACCTTTTCCTAATATGCAGAGTTTTACGTCGCTTTTTCTCTCGGCAACGAGACCCCAAATCTTTGAAAGATATTGAATACCCTTCCTCTCACCATAATTACCTATAAAGAGACCATCGCATATTTTCTCATCAGAACTATAATACTTCTCGGTATCAATACCGTTAGTAGATATCAAAATTTTCTTCTTTGGAAATATTTTCTTTAACTCGTTAAAGACCTCAGGACTATCTAAACAAATTATCCCTTTACTCCTTTTGAATGCTAATTTTATAAGTAAATGCAGTCTCGACTCCCCTCTAAGCTCTTCGGTCACATGATGGACAAAGATTAAAATGGGTTTACTGGAGAGAAGAGAAAGAATATAGGAGTAAGACACACTAAGCGAGAACTCAGAATAACTTAATATTGCGTCAACTTTTCTAGCTGCAGACAAACAGTGCAATAAACCTTGGATATAATCTCTCTTCAAAGTGCTACTACTCTCCACAAGTTTAAATTTCTTTAAGAGAGGTAAAATATCAGGGTCTACCTTGCTTAAAGTATTTTTATCTATACATAAATAAACTTCCTCATCTATTCTACTATAAACTTCTAGAGTCCTCCTTGCTGCACCAGTGAATTCTTCGCCGAATCTCATTGGAGGTGAGATTAGAATCTTCATCAAAACAACTCTCCTTTTTTTAATAAAAAACTTGAGTGACGAATTTCTCGATCATACTTTAGTTACTACAAATTTATTTCAATTTATAATATATTTAATAATAATTTTATATAAAGAAAATTATTTGGGTAAGATAATATAAATCTTAAATGGATTTACTATCCTTGCTTTAAGATCCGTTAAAAACTTATTCTTGCTGAGTTTAGATGATACTATTAGTTCGAAATGGCAGATACAATAAATTTTGACTATAAGATAATTAAGGGGAAGCTGTCAAAAATACCTAATGGAAGTAGAATATTAGACTTATATTCCTATAATAATGAATTGTTATTTGAGATATGGCCGTTTTATAAGATTATTGGCATAGATACCAACGTAGATATATATATAATCAAAAATATTATTGGAAAATTCATTATATTAATACTGATATTTTCAATATCAATTTTCCCCCTAACTTCTTTGATGCAGTCATAGGCATCAGAATCAATAGACATGTAAGTAATTTTAAACAGCTAGCAGAAAAACTCTCTACGATAATAAAGAACTATACTCACATAATGCTTACTTTAGATAGTACTGTTAATGTTGATGAAATTATATCACTATTTGAACAGAAGGGGTTGTTCTTAGAAGATTCTATAAAACTAGAAGATTTGATTTTTCTAAATTTTATATCAAATAAGAAGAATATTAAAAAGAAAGAAATTAATGAAATATATATTTATCATCCTAACGTAGATGGAGAGGGGATTACAGAATATTCTAAGATTCTTAAGAAAAGATTAGAGAAAAGAGGAATAAAGGTATTTGAAGGAGTCGCAAAAACGGGTTGCGTTCAGCTCATCGAATACGAAAGTTCCTTAGATATAGATCTAAACTCTTTTGAAAGAGGTTCTTACGTAGAAATCCATTCTAATCTAGCAAATGTCAGAAAGGATCTAGTATATCTAACTCATACTTTCCCAATTAACCTCCCAATAAATTGGTTTTACACTCCTCATATTGGATATGATATAGAAATGCCGAAAGTCGAGAAAAAATATGATTGGTGCTCGTTTGGGTTTTCCATGGTATTTAAACATTATGAGAAAATTATATTTCTAAAAGGTCATAAAAAACTCGTAATATCAATAAATAAGCTACTACCAAATAAGTATTATACTGCTTTTCTTAAAAGTATTGGAATATTATCAAAAAATTTAGACGTAAAAATAAAAGATTATTTTACAGAAGATGAGCTAATTAATGAATTGGCGGAGTGTAAAGCTTTTGTATTTTTTCAGGATTCAAAACGTCAAAGCTCAGGTACTATGAGACTTGCTGCGGCATTTAATGTTCCTGTTTATGCTAAAGATTCATATCAAGCTAGAGATTCTCAAGTAATTAGATTTAGAAAAATAAGCGAACTGAGATCATTAAATCGTATATATGATACGATTAATATAGATGATGGGTTAGATTATATGCTTGCTACTTTGGAATATGCTTAAATAAAAAACAATTATCTCCGAAATAATTTTCAGCTTATCGCCGAAGTGACAAACATGCTATCTACATAATTAGCTTTAACAATTCACAGTAAATAACAAACTGGATGAAATTACTCTTAATATCAAGCAAGAATGATGTCATCGAAGATATAAGCAAAGTAACAGGGGTAGGGAGATATGTTAGGGAAATATATGAAGGATTAAAAGGAGAGAATGACGTAAGCCTTTATCCGCTTTTTGACTATTCCTCTAACTTGTCTTCATTTGTTAGCGTAGGTAAGGGAATAATTCGTAATTATTCAGACTACGATATTATCCATCTATTGTCACCAAAACCCTTCTTTCCGATAAGGAGAGGCAAGGCAAAATGGGTAACTACAGTCCATGACCTATTCTTTCTGAGGTATAAGGAGTCAAAGCCATCGCCTTTGATGCAGAAAGTTTACCTAAAAAGCATACTAAGTTCAGATGCGGTGATAGCGGTTTCAAGCATAGTTAAGGAAGATATAGAAAAGTTGAGTTATAATAAAAGGATCTTCGTAGTGAATCCCGGAGTCGAAGAGAAATTCTTCACGACGCCCTCACATAAGACCAGGAAAAGCGACGTGATAAGATTTGGATACATTGGGAGACTTGACGCCGAAAGAAAGGACATTATTAGGGGAATTAAGATGTTTAGAAAAATAAGGGAGAGGAAAATCATATTTGAGCTATGGGGGAGTTATGATCCTAATAGCGAGATATTCAAGGAAATAAAAAAAGAGAGCAAAGAAGATCCGAGAATAAGGATCATGGGGCCTGCTCTGGATGAAAAACTTATTGAGATTTATGATACTTTTGATGCCTTTTTCTTTCCTACGAAAGAGGAAGGATTTGGATTACCTATAGTTGAGGCACAAACTAGAGGAGTTCCGGTCATCGTATTCAATGATGCTAGAATTCCTCAAGAAGTATGCAAAGACTGTATAAAAATTAGGAATGAATTTCCTTCTCTAGAATATATTCTATCTTTTAGTGAAAAATATTGTAATAGATTAAAAAATAATATGACTAGATTTTATTGGAGAAATTCTATTAAAAGTCTAATAAGCATTTATAATAGTCTAATAATATAGAAAATACTAGGTTTTATTAAACAAGGCATTTAATTGTGCAGAAGGACAGGAAACTGATCTCATAAAAGGTTTAAGGTGCAACTTTTATAATTATAGCGAACATAGTGGATTAGGAAATAACTGATCATTAGAATTCAGCACATTTTTCATCTTATTAAACAAGAAATTTATAAATATAATAAAGAAATAAATAATTAATTATCTAAATATTAAAGAATCTTATATATAAAAGCTTAAAGAGAATCAATACTATTATAAATTTTATAGATTAAGAACAAGTATTTTAGTTATATTAAGAATAAAATATTGTTCGAATTCTATATTATAAAAATTAATTTCAAAAATAAAGTATAACACATGAGAAGTCTTTAAATTGATTTTAAGAGCATATTATTTATTAAGATATGTTAAGATTTCATCAGTTACTTTATCCCAACTATTATATCTCTCAAGGAACTTGTCTAGCATCTCATTATATATTAAAAAACTAAAGTAGTCTTCGTCTTTCATCTTTAGAATATCTAATACATTAAGTGCCATTCTATCTATATCAAACTCTCTTACAAATCTTACTGCTTTTAGATCTCTATATATGCTCTTTGGTCCTGGAAGGTCGTAAGCTATTACAGGAGTGCCTAGTGCTAGAGATTCTAAAATTACTAGCGAAAAGGAATCAACATGAGATGGGTATATTAAAGCTCTCGCTTTGCTGACTATCTTATACTTTTCTTCGTCTGAAATGAATCCCAGCCATTTTATATGTTTCTCTAGATTAAAGTTTTTAATTAGATTAAAGAATTTTTCTTTTTCAATATTATTAATAAATTCACC
This genomic interval carries:
- a CDS encoding glycosyltransferase, whose translation is MSATCIYGTIFNNIKTVENSIKSVFDPSYSIIIVDNYSNDGTWEKLQEVKKEYNLSLLRQRSSRGKGRAYALAQCPENSLTAYFDLDVSYNENFHKAIKSGLKELLLFGPTMTFIQSKGEVIKTGSWRDLNYGEDIEFLSRQKISITFPLFIGRNEEIGIKDLHIEREKIFKIMEN
- a CDS encoding glycosyltransferase; amino-acid sequence: MKVSVVIPTLNNENTIAIPVSSALGIADEVIVVDSFSTDNTVKIAEKEGAKVIQVRGSRLIARIEGAKSASGDYVVNLDSDMYFSENFKGFEENVIALGEITVGRGIIKKIISLDREMMHKQWKDNLHVTRGGIIPRMYDRQLLLKAYENIPSNLRENLNAFEDSIIYYEVLKIYKGNVQLILNAVYHIEDDPFFSFIKKWYRYGRNAKLLKGTEYEKIIYQRKMRPGLTTKEKVKAIIPTLIKGIPFLFGYYL
- a CDS encoding glycosyltransferase, with the translated sequence MLSLGLVDSRAISKFNAGSEKHVREVIKRISTHYKLYYLPTTHAFLDGISDDRLKEIKKYANVPSFFESVLDRRPRVTLGRELFTFSPLSKELKDGYEKEIGGLDFIYVPHNYRIQLMSSLLLSELGRKYGMLLMTDPHNSLLEKESFLNCIKNWTKIWSNRKSAIEFCSIQRLQNIIFLTKSLRKKPSFIAVMNDGVFKYTNLPKYFNLRVLSPPHAFNPLALKYRNFEKDNYIVFLGRINTAKGANEALEVGKHFKLKMIGYSEQESIVKQAKNLSIEVIENASEEEKYEILSRAKGLILPSHQEAFSVTVLEALAVGTPVITYDLPSLTSVYKFKPVFFVREFDVASLARKVEEIVTFNNEKVEKMFTDVQLNEFIALHSSWDNVANAIDSMIKNFI
- a CDS encoding glycosyltransferase family 4 protein, producing the protein MKILISPPMRFGEEFTGAARRTLEVYSRIDEEVYLCIDKNTLSKVDPDILPLLKKFKLVESSSTLKRDYIQGLLHCLSAARKVDAILSYSEFSLSVSYSYILSLLSSKPILIFVHHVTEELRGESRLHLLIKLAFKRSKGIICLDSPEVFNELKKIFPKKKILISTNGIDTEKYYSSDEKICDGLFIGNYGERKGIQYLSKIWGLVAERKSDVKLCILGKGWKELPKNAVYYGFVSEEKKKEILAKSKVFIFPSLYEGFSLATAEALASYLPVVTWDLPWAKRFLTVKISPYDVEKFSHIVIDLLDNEEKRKKLGKESRKFAETLTWKAASDMEKKALYEILYH
- a CDS encoding glycosyltransferase; the encoded protein is MKLLLISSKNDVIEDISKVTGVGRYVREIYEGLKGENDVSLYPLFDYSSNLSSFVSVGKGIIRNYSDYDIIHLLSPKPFFPIRRGKAKWVTTVHDLFFLRYKESKPSPLMQKVYLKSILSSDAVIAVSSIVKEDIEKLSYNKRIFVVNPGVEEKFFTTPSHKTRKSDVIRFGYIGRLDAERKDIIRGIKMFRKIRERKIIFELWGSYDPNSEIFKEIKKESKEDPRIRIMGPALDEKLIEIYDTFDAFFFPTKEEGFGLPIVEAQTRGVPVIVFNDARIPQEVCKDCIKIRNEFPSLEYILSFSEKYCNRLKNNMTRFYWRNSIKSLISIYNSLII